The Candidatus Delongbacteria bacterium genome contains a region encoding:
- a CDS encoding diguanylate cyclase, whose amino-acid sequence MRSRPVDGAIRDQTRQLMGGLLDAALHLVESPRGSLMLLDEQKCLRLREARGLREDWLSAPERDHRDGPAGRALAEGRPLHLLGSSLGQAAVDESLILPLRTSQGPVGTLNLSRQGGQPWSDRLREQAVCFSESMSQALEVVRLSQDRDRRMAELDRVLAFSRIFGSTRELSKILELLLSCARELSACQASVVTLYTPAGESHEAWAGHCLAEPVLQRLVQGLRERFGHRFFARARPEVHERLDSLDAEHPLRFLADEGVAQSAVVVPLVFGYRILGRLYLLDSTERLLHRDTLRLLMLLAQEASIAIDQGRAIRELQELAFVDPLTRVFNRNYWIQRFEEELVRGERRAQPLSLIMIDIDHFKAYNDTYGHLVGDEVLRMVAQVIRSCLREVDVVGRFGGEEFGVLLPDTDEGGADFVAERIRMMVQRLDLGRPSSPLGGLTISLGLACAGGQRLTVEELIRQADTALFVSKEQGRNRVSIYSTEGVRQSPELPPDPPPDSPPGTPLVSMSDFLFQTADRLGGTREQRPMGAQLGFQILVLGGAPHEHLPLVHLFDSLGYHTVLEQPDTPGAQVLEPLGQSRPDLAVLDLESPPAGLDGLIQLRELKTRDPLLPVVVLAGQDGIERAVEAIRLGADDYLLKPYGAKEIRICVEKAFSKRFRMLQGDRQSTRSSNLSVDLNRASEEVRREFVRSAQELRIMQEFNRRSLEHPTQGALMLDSQRRLLQINRLACEMLGLEESAGTGRSLFHAAPSLDNPRLANALTHVEQTGEAVDINDFWLKAPGTEASALHKLRFIPVFLETGETLLLLLLENMRDRRLIREEGRRLRMRIAREIHGRIAQHLQVITGRAELAELGATTDPHSLQQIQHAARRVSQILGELGADLPDEPPATP is encoded by the coding sequence ATGAGGTCCAGGCCCGTTGACGGTGCCATTCGGGACCAGACTCGACAGCTGATGGGCGGCCTGCTGGACGCGGCTCTGCACCTGGTGGAGAGCCCGCGGGGTTCGCTCATGCTGCTGGACGAGCAGAAGTGCCTGCGCCTGCGGGAAGCCCGCGGCCTGCGCGAGGACTGGCTGTCCGCCCCGGAGCGGGACCACCGCGACGGACCGGCGGGCCGGGCGCTGGCGGAGGGCCGGCCCCTGCACCTGCTGGGTTCCAGCCTGGGCCAGGCCGCCGTGGACGAGTCGCTGATTCTGCCCCTGCGCACGTCCCAGGGCCCGGTGGGCACGCTGAACCTCTCCCGGCAGGGCGGACAGCCCTGGTCCGACCGTCTGCGCGAGCAGGCCGTCTGCTTCTCCGAGAGCATGTCCCAGGCCCTGGAAGTGGTCCGCCTGAGCCAGGACCGCGACCGGCGCATGGCCGAGCTGGACCGCGTGCTGGCCTTCTCGCGCATCTTCGGCTCCACGCGCGAACTCTCCAAGATCCTCGAACTGCTGCTCTCCTGCGCGCGCGAACTCAGCGCCTGCCAGGCCTCGGTGGTCACGCTCTACACGCCCGCCGGCGAAAGCCACGAGGCCTGGGCCGGCCACTGCCTGGCGGAGCCCGTCCTCCAGCGCCTGGTCCAGGGGCTGCGCGAGCGCTTCGGCCACCGCTTCTTCGCCCGGGCCCGCCCGGAGGTCCACGAGCGGCTGGACTCGCTGGACGCGGAGCATCCTCTGCGCTTCCTGGCCGACGAAGGCGTGGCCCAGAGCGCCGTGGTGGTGCCGCTGGTCTTCGGCTACCGGATCCTCGGGCGCCTCTACCTGCTGGACTCCACCGAGCGCCTGCTGCACCGGGACACCCTGCGCCTGCTGATGCTGCTGGCCCAGGAGGCCTCCATCGCCATCGACCAGGGCCGGGCGATCCGCGAGCTGCAGGAGCTGGCCTTCGTGGATCCACTGACCCGCGTCTTCAACCGCAACTACTGGATCCAGCGCTTCGAGGAGGAGCTGGTGCGCGGCGAGCGGCGCGCCCAGCCGCTCTCGCTGATTATGATCGACATCGACCACTTCAAGGCCTACAACGACACCTACGGCCACCTGGTGGGCGACGAGGTGCTGCGCATGGTGGCCCAGGTGATCCGCTCCTGCCTGCGCGAGGTGGACGTGGTGGGCCGCTTCGGTGGCGAGGAGTTCGGCGTGCTGCTGCCGGACACGGACGAGGGCGGCGCGGACTTCGTGGCCGAGCGCATCCGCATGATGGTCCAGCGCCTGGACCTGGGCCGCCCCAGCTCGCCCCTGGGCGGGCTGACCATCTCGCTGGGCTTGGCCTGCGCGGGCGGGCAGCGCCTGACGGTGGAGGAGTTGATCCGCCAGGCGGACACGGCGCTGTTCGTCTCCAAGGAGCAGGGCCGCAACCGGGTGAGCATCTATTCCACTGAAGGTGTGCGGCAGTCCCCCGAGCTGCCGCCGGATCCGCCCCCGGACAGCCCGCCGGGCACGCCGCTGGTCAGCATGAGCGACTTCCTGTTCCAGACGGCGGACCGGCTGGGCGGGACGCGCGAGCAGCGGCCCATGGGCGCCCAGCTGGGCTTCCAGATCCTGGTGCTGGGGGGCGCGCCCCACGAGCACCTGCCACTGGTCCACCTCTTCGATTCGCTGGGCTACCACACGGTCCTGGAGCAGCCCGACACCCCGGGCGCCCAGGTGCTGGAGCCGCTGGGCCAGTCCCGCCCCGACCTGGCCGTGCTCGACCTGGAGTCGCCGCCCGCCGGTCTGGACGGACTGATCCAGCTGCGCGAGCTCAAGACCCGCGACCCGCTGCTGCCCGTGGTCGTGCTGGCCGGCCAGGACGGCATCGAGAGAGCCGTGGAGGCCATCCGGCTGGGCGCCGACGACTACCTGCTCAAACCCTACGGCGCCAAGGAGATCCGCATCTGCGTGGAGAAGGCCTTCAGCAAGCGCTTCCGCATGCTGCAGGGCGACCGCCAATCCACCCGCTCCTCCAACCTGAGCGTGGACCTGAACCGCGCCTCGGAGGAGGTGCGGCGCGAGTTCGTGCGCAGCGCCCAGGAGCTGCGCATCATGCAGGAGTTCAACCGGCGCAGCCTCGAGCATCCCACCCAGGGCGCCCTGATGCTGGATTCCCAGCGTCGCCTGTTGCAGATCAACCGGCTGGCCTGCGAGATGCTGGGGCTGGAGGAGAGCGCGGGCACGGGCCGTTCGCTCTTCCACGCCGCCCCCTCGCTGGACAATCCCCGCCTGGCCAACGCGCTGACCCATGTGGAGCAGACGGGCGAGGCCGTGGACATCAACGATTTCTGGCTCAAGGCGCCAGGCACCGAGGCCAGCGCCCTGCACAAACTGCGCTTCATCCCGGTCTTCCTGGAGACGGGCGAGACCCTGCTGCTGCTATTGCTGGAAAACATGCGCGACCGCCGCTTGATCCGCGAAGAGGGCCGCCGGCTGCGCATGCGCATCGCGCGCGAGATCCACGGACGCATCGCCCAGCACTTGCAGGTGATCACCGGCCGGGCGGAACTGGCCGAACTGGGCGCGACGACGGATCCCCATTCCCTGCAACAGATCCAGCACGCCGCGCGCCGCGTCAGCCAGATTCTGGGCGAATTGGGGGCCGATCTTCCCGACGAACCCCCGGCGACCCCTTGA
- a CDS encoding nucleoside kinase, producing MFPQPSACLRVTLEHDAVHEVPAGTLVGSLPGATALCAGLEPVAALVNHDLVSLSYPLEINARVRFLTLADAHGWRVYQRSLSFLTAQALRECFPAAVVSLQHSLGQGLFWSFRNNAHDGISPEQLDELRSVMRGLVERDLPIERRKVSFEEAIEQFQAAGQTDKLDLLRFRNPPHVVLHACAGFTDLAHGPLVSRTGLLERFDLVEYERGFVLNLPTPRPPHQVEELERQPHLFQIYQEHKEWGRILGVNTVGRLNETIATGEIEAFMRTAEALHELKIGRIAERIVARRAELRLLLIAGPSSAGKTTFAKRLTTHLTVHGLRPVVLGTDDYFVGPEQTPRDEDGKLDFEHVEAVDLPYFNESLARLTEGQEIEVPTFNFQTKQREFHGRRIRLEPDQLLIVEGIHGLNPLLSAMVPAERKFRIFVSALTQLNLDRNNRISTTDNRLMRRMVRDHRYRGHSALDTLRSWASVRRGEERWIFPFQRESEATFNSALDFELAVLKPKVEPLLMQIKPSHPEYAEARRLAQFLYNFLAVEDRSVPRTSILREYIGGSAFKY from the coding sequence ATGTTCCCCCAGCCTTCCGCCTGCCTGCGCGTCACCCTGGAACACGACGCCGTGCACGAAGTCCCCGCCGGCACCCTGGTGGGTTCGCTGCCGGGCGCAACCGCGCTGTGCGCCGGACTGGAGCCCGTGGCCGCGCTGGTCAATCACGACCTGGTCTCGCTCTCCTATCCGCTGGAGATCAACGCGCGCGTGCGCTTCCTGACCCTGGCCGACGCCCACGGCTGGCGCGTCTACCAGCGCTCGCTCTCCTTTTTGACCGCCCAGGCCCTGCGCGAGTGCTTCCCCGCGGCCGTGGTCTCCCTGCAGCACTCGCTGGGCCAGGGCCTGTTCTGGAGCTTCCGCAACAACGCCCACGACGGGATCAGCCCGGAGCAACTGGACGAGCTGCGCTCCGTCATGCGCGGGCTGGTGGAGCGCGACCTGCCCATCGAGCGCCGCAAGGTCTCCTTCGAGGAGGCCATCGAGCAGTTCCAGGCCGCCGGGCAGACGGACAAGCTGGACCTGCTGCGCTTTCGCAACCCGCCCCACGTGGTGCTGCACGCCTGCGCGGGCTTCACCGACCTGGCCCACGGCCCGCTGGTCTCACGCACGGGGCTGCTGGAGCGCTTCGACCTGGTGGAGTACGAGCGCGGCTTCGTCCTGAACCTGCCCACTCCGCGTCCGCCCCACCAGGTGGAGGAGCTGGAGCGCCAGCCACACCTGTTCCAGATCTATCAGGAGCACAAGGAGTGGGGCCGGATCCTCGGCGTGAACACCGTGGGCCGCCTCAACGAGACCATCGCAACGGGGGAGATCGAGGCCTTCATGCGGACGGCCGAGGCCCTGCACGAGCTGAAGATCGGCCGGATCGCCGAACGCATCGTGGCCCGGCGCGCCGAGCTGCGCCTGCTGCTCATCGCCGGACCCTCCTCGGCGGGCAAGACCACCTTCGCCAAGCGCCTGACCACGCACTTGACCGTCCACGGCCTGCGCCCCGTGGTGCTGGGCACGGACGACTACTTCGTGGGTCCGGAGCAGACGCCCCGGGACGAGGACGGCAAGCTGGACTTCGAACACGTGGAGGCCGTCGACCTGCCCTACTTCAACGAGAGCCTGGCCCGGTTGACGGAGGGCCAGGAGATCGAGGTGCCGACCTTCAACTTCCAGACCAAGCAGCGCGAGTTCCACGGCCGGCGCATCCGGCTGGAACCCGACCAGCTGCTGATCGTCGAGGGTATCCACGGGCTGAACCCGCTGCTCAGCGCCATGGTCCCGGCGGAGCGCAAGTTCCGGATCTTCGTCAGCGCGCTGACCCAGCTCAACCTGGACCGCAACAACCGCATCTCCACCACGGACAACCGCCTGATGCGCCGGATGGTGCGCGACCACCGCTACCGGGGCCACTCGGCGCTGGACACCCTGCGCAGCTGGGCCAGCGTCCGGCGCGGGGAGGAGCGCTGGATCTTCCCCTTCCAGCGCGAGTCCGAGGCCACCTTCAACTCCGCCCTGGACTTCGAACTGGCCGTGCTCAAGCCCAAGGTCGAGCCGCTGCTGATGCAGATCAAACCCTCGCATCCGGAGTACGCCGAGGCCCGCCGGCTGGCCCAATTCCTCTACAATTTCCTGGCCGTGGAGGACCGCAGCGTGCCGCGCACGTCCATCCTGCGCGAGTACATCGGCGGCAGCGCGTTCAAGTACTGA
- a CDS encoding BMC domain-containing protein yields the protein MSLEALGMVETKGLVGAIEAADAMVKAAKVELIGREQVGGGYVTVMVRGDVGAVKAATDAGATAAEKVGEVVSVHVIPRPHAEVELILPRRS from the coding sequence ATGTCTCTTGAAGCCCTGGGCATGGTGGAAACCAAGGGCCTGGTGGGCGCCATCGAAGCGGCGGATGCCATGGTCAAGGCCGCCAAGGTGGAGCTGATCGGCCGGGAACAGGTGGGTGGCGGCTACGTGACCGTGATGGTCCGCGGCGACGTGGGCGCGGTGAAGGCCGCCACGGACGCCGGTGCCACGGCCGCCGAGAAGGTGGGCGAGGTGGTGTCGGTCCACGTGATTCCGCGTCCCCATGCGGAAGTGGAACTGATCCTCCCGCGTCGGTCCTGA
- a CDS encoding response regulator, with protein MKGRILIIDDYPGVRETLGAFLSALGHEVLLAGDGPEGLRLLAEEHPSLLFLDIVMPGMSGLEVIRRIREIHSSVPVVMITGHDAPEIARELLLAGATDFIRKPLNLDYVQRVTEACLAKQPRPRDA; from the coding sequence ATGAAGGGTCGCATCCTGATCATCGACGACTATCCCGGCGTGCGGGAGACCCTGGGCGCGTTCCTGTCCGCCCTGGGACACGAGGTGCTGCTGGCCGGCGACGGCCCCGAAGGCCTGCGCCTGCTGGCCGAAGAGCATCCCAGCCTGCTCTTCCTGGACATCGTGATGCCCGGCATGAGCGGCCTGGAGGTGATCCGGCGCATCCGCGAGATCCACTCCAGCGTGCCTGTGGTGATGATCACGGGCCACGACGCGCCGGAGATCGCCCGCGAACTGCTGCTGGCCGGCGCCACGGACTTCATCCGCAAGCCCCTCAACCTGGACTACGTGCAGCGCGTCACCGAGGCCTGTCTGGCCAAGCAGCCGCGCCCGCGCGACGCCTGA
- a CDS encoding sigma-54 dependent transcriptional regulator has protein sequence MSQRLRILLVDDEINMLESLGDVLRAEKYQVATASSGEEAMARLEKERNFDLMITDLKMPKMNGLDLLDRASKAFPSLDVIVLTGHGSVESAVQAMRRGAHDFLLKPFQPEDALSIISRLDEKKNGHLQNNSFMSELSQTYGFDSIIGNSPAIMSVFKKVATAAKSNASILITGESGTGKELVAHVIHYFSHRANRPFIKTSCAAFGEGVLESELFGHERGAFTHAVEQRKGRFELADRGTLFLDEVGDIPMHTQTKLVRVLQTKEFERVGGTETLKVDVRVIAATHRNIRQMISEGRFREDLFYRLNVIPIVLPPLRERQEDIPLLVNHFLTQLSREMAKKIDKVADSAMDELVNYPWPGNIRELRNAVERAVVFCEGRQLKVDDLHAERLHDAQEDGHALKLKSLSLQEAESSLITHCLNLTKWNLSKTAKLLEISRGTLYSKMVKLGLRDTEEEEAPEEE, from the coding sequence ATGAGCCAACGGCTGCGCATTTTGCTGGTGGACGACGAGATCAACATGCTGGAGTCCCTAGGGGACGTCCTGCGCGCCGAGAAATACCAGGTGGCCACCGCCTCGAGCGGCGAGGAGGCCATGGCCCGCCTGGAGAAGGAGCGCAACTTCGATCTCATGATCACCGACCTGAAGATGCCCAAGATGAACGGTCTGGACCTGCTGGACCGTGCCTCCAAGGCCTTCCCGTCGCTGGACGTGATCGTGCTGACCGGACACGGCAGCGTGGAGAGCGCCGTCCAGGCCATGCGCCGGGGCGCGCACGACTTCCTGCTCAAACCCTTCCAGCCCGAGGACGCGCTCTCGATCATCTCCCGGCTGGACGAGAAGAAGAACGGCCACCTGCAGAACAACTCCTTCATGAGCGAGCTCTCGCAGACCTACGGCTTCGACTCGATCATCGGCAACAGCCCGGCCATCATGAGCGTGTTCAAGAAGGTGGCCACGGCGGCCAAGTCCAACGCCAGCATCCTGATCACCGGCGAGTCCGGGACGGGCAAGGAGCTGGTGGCCCACGTGATCCACTACTTCAGCCACCGCGCCAACCGGCCCTTCATCAAGACCAGCTGCGCGGCCTTCGGCGAGGGCGTGCTGGAGAGCGAACTCTTCGGCCACGAACGCGGCGCCTTCACCCACGCCGTGGAGCAGCGCAAGGGGCGCTTCGAGCTCGCCGACCGCGGCACGCTCTTCCTGGACGAAGTGGGCGACATCCCCATGCACACGCAGACCAAACTGGTGCGCGTGCTGCAGACCAAGGAGTTCGAGCGGGTGGGCGGGACGGAGACGCTCAAGGTGGACGTGCGCGTCATCGCGGCCACCCATCGCAACATCCGCCAGATGATCAGCGAGGGCCGCTTCCGCGAAGACCTGTTCTACCGGCTCAACGTGATCCCCATCGTGCTGCCGCCGCTGCGCGAGCGCCAGGAGGACATTCCGCTGCTGGTGAACCACTTCCTCACGCAGCTCAGCCGCGAGATGGCGAAGAAAATCGACAAGGTGGCCGACTCGGCCATGGACGAGCTGGTCAACTACCCCTGGCCGGGCAACATCCGCGAGCTGCGCAACGCCGTGGAGCGCGCCGTGGTGTTCTGCGAGGGGCGCCAGCTCAAGGTGGACGACCTGCACGCCGAGCGCCTGCACGACGCCCAGGAGGACGGCCACGCCCTGAAATTGAAGAGCCTCAGCCTCCAGGAGGCGGAGTCGTCGCTGATCACGCACTGCCTCAACCTGACCAAGTGGAACCTCTCCAAAACGGCCAAATTGCTGGAGATCAGCCGGGGCACGCTGTATTCCAAAATGGTCAAGCTCGGACTGCGGGACACGGAGGAAGAGGAGGCGCCGGAGGAGGAATAG
- a CDS encoding response regulator has product MDAQATRSVMVVEDNDDYRRVLAQFLEYYGFAPVLDAADGQAAWDLLQTCSVDLLITDINMPRMSGIELMEKVRAKQPALPIIVITGYAQELHHLAPFDVQATLIKPFKMPLLDAEIRRIFSQGNA; this is encoded by the coding sequence ATGGACGCTCAAGCAACCCGCAGCGTGATGGTGGTGGAGGACAACGACGACTACCGTCGGGTGCTGGCCCAGTTCCTCGAGTACTACGGCTTCGCGCCCGTCCTGGACGCGGCGGACGGCCAGGCGGCCTGGGATCTCCTGCAGACCTGCTCCGTGGACCTGCTGATCACCGACATCAACATGCCGCGGATGAGCGGAATCGAATTGATGGAAAAAGTCCGCGCCAAGCAGCCGGCCTTGCCCATCATCGTGATCACGGGCTACGCCCAGGAATTGCACCATCTGGCGCCCTTCGATGTCCAGGCCACATTGATCAAACCCTTCAAGATGCCCCTGCTGGATGCCGAAATACGACGCATCTTCAGTCAGGGGAACGCATGA
- a CDS encoding GAF domain-containing protein → MPEPGVDLRRLLQRALDSLLAGGQPSDLELVLLRSDHALRAQDGLIRDLRQSLGEHIDELQAQLDQLAALRGVGALLAAWTDSESLFDRLPGELRRLFGADSVSLYLLDMEHQQLEIVGADPADEPRNTRALPLERGTAGWVVRHGRGRLVPDCRLDPVFLELAPSEDAPFRTPGCLLCAPLQVGGQVLGVVNVSHAEPGRLDARDENLLGLLAPFMAQALARTRLQDGFRLRLGEQTRELQDVREFFQSIINSSDDLIVVLSPDYEMILISTVLERLLGVPVGRLLNQPVEHELLDEATGAELRGLLGQGECLRDRDVLLHHADGRDLHASLNASPILGPAGERLGHLCIFRSIERRMRTHHELTRLNTRLNLLFEAAVDLGSSLDLPQVLERSLAWIHRLIEADEASLLLLSPDGRSLTRLRAGQPPEEGIALGECPEGLVVSQLKPLLLAEPAAVRQFLPEAGGRLQSCIMVPMRVQDSVLGILRVDSHNPDRLFTHQDLRLCSTFTNQAALSIENSRLYAATRRESSRLLGLLDLSRRIRDLRTSQAILAQFGQTALDLAGVQAVVAWEYRRNEHQLRRACLLGKDLSLEPGESVLPASLPGDDPLPYLLGNRERRLRYKPLPEQLPPWAPAVRGRAGAASLLAVPVMDEGEVYGLLLVYGDERHPPLEEEESFISVLALQAAAAIHSQRLLMENQTAREFLTSVVTSATDAIVVTDRVGRITLFNPGAESMLGLSATDMVGRHAPALYPEAGALLTDMRRAMRQGQDHLTFETNLRARDGRQVPVQLSLSWMRDARNRITGVLGVAKDIRELKKLEQTRLEAERLSGIERMAVTVSDKINTPLSVILAQLDMVRLLQKDLGPGALEALQSVENQVVVIKAILDQLNELKHARIKAYALPNVHMYDLEQAERAQPEAAARPEAPLRDESPGREPGAAEPDLHARPLPRPLRRKAPHGRGRSDPS, encoded by the coding sequence ATGCCTGAGCCGGGAGTGGATCTGCGCCGCCTGCTGCAACGCGCCCTGGATTCCCTGCTGGCCGGCGGCCAGCCGTCGGACCTGGAGCTGGTGCTGCTGCGCTCGGATCACGCCCTGCGCGCCCAGGACGGCCTGATCCGCGACTTGCGCCAGTCCCTGGGCGAGCACATCGACGAGCTGCAGGCGCAGCTGGACCAGCTGGCCGCGCTGCGCGGCGTGGGCGCACTGCTGGCGGCCTGGACCGACAGCGAGAGCCTGTTCGACCGGCTGCCCGGCGAGCTGCGCCGGCTCTTCGGGGCCGACAGCGTCTCGCTCTACCTGCTGGACATGGAACATCAGCAGTTGGAAATCGTGGGCGCGGACCCCGCCGACGAGCCGCGCAACACGCGCGCCCTGCCCCTGGAGCGCGGCACGGCGGGCTGGGTGGTGCGCCACGGGCGCGGCCGCCTGGTGCCGGACTGCCGGCTGGATCCCGTCTTCCTGGAGCTGGCCCCCTCGGAGGACGCGCCCTTCCGGACGCCGGGCTGCCTGCTCTGCGCGCCGCTGCAGGTGGGCGGACAGGTCCTGGGTGTGGTCAACGTCTCCCACGCCGAGCCCGGCCGGCTGGACGCCCGGGACGAGAACCTGCTGGGCCTGCTGGCGCCCTTCATGGCCCAGGCCCTGGCGCGCACGCGCCTGCAGGACGGCTTCCGGCTGCGGCTGGGCGAACAGACCCGCGAACTCCAGGACGTGCGCGAGTTCTTCCAGAGCATCATCAACTCCAGCGACGACCTGATCGTGGTGCTCAGCCCGGACTACGAGATGATCCTCATCTCCACCGTGCTCGAGCGCTTGCTGGGAGTGCCGGTGGGCCGGCTGCTCAACCAGCCCGTGGAGCACGAACTGCTGGACGAGGCCACGGGCGCCGAGCTGCGCGGCCTGCTGGGCCAGGGCGAGTGCCTGCGCGACCGCGACGTGCTGCTGCACCACGCCGACGGCCGCGACCTCCACGCCTCGCTCAACGCCAGTCCGATCCTCGGGCCGGCGGGCGAGCGCCTGGGCCACCTCTGCATCTTCCGCTCCATCGAGCGGCGCATGCGCACGCACCACGAGCTGACGCGCCTCAACACCCGGCTCAACCTGCTCTTCGAGGCCGCCGTGGACCTGGGTTCCAGTCTGGACCTGCCCCAGGTGCTGGAGCGCAGCCTGGCCTGGATCCACCGCCTGATCGAGGCCGACGAAGCCAGCCTGCTGCTGCTCAGCCCGGACGGCCGCAGCCTGACCCGCCTGCGCGCCGGCCAGCCGCCGGAGGAGGGGATCGCCCTGGGCGAGTGCCCCGAGGGCCTGGTGGTGAGCCAGCTCAAGCCCCTGCTGCTGGCCGAGCCCGCCGCCGTGCGCCAGTTCCTGCCCGAGGCCGGCGGCCGCCTGCAGAGCTGCATCATGGTCCCCATGCGCGTGCAGGACTCGGTGCTGGGCATCCTGCGCGTGGACAGCCACAATCCGGACCGGCTCTTCACGCACCAGGACCTGCGCCTCTGCTCGACCTTCACCAACCAGGCCGCACTCTCCATCGAGAACAGCCGGCTCTACGCCGCCACCCGCCGGGAGAGTTCGCGCCTGCTGGGCCTGCTGGACCTCTCGCGGCGCATCCGCGACCTGCGCACCAGCCAGGCCATCCTGGCCCAGTTCGGCCAAACGGCCCTGGACCTGGCCGGCGTGCAGGCCGTGGTGGCCTGGGAGTACCGGCGCAACGAGCACCAGCTGCGGCGCGCCTGCCTGCTGGGCAAGGACCTGAGCCTCGAGCCCGGCGAGAGCGTGCTGCCCGCCAGCCTGCCCGGGGACGACCCCCTGCCCTACCTGCTGGGCAACCGGGAGCGCCGCCTGCGCTACAAGCCGCTGCCCGAGCAGCTGCCGCCCTGGGCCCCCGCCGTGCGCGGCCGTGCCGGCGCCGCCTCGCTGCTGGCCGTGCCTGTGATGGACGAGGGCGAGGTCTACGGCCTGCTGCTGGTCTACGGCGACGAGCGCCACCCGCCGCTGGAGGAGGAGGAGAGCTTCATCAGCGTGCTGGCCCTCCAGGCCGCGGCGGCCATCCACAGCCAGCGGCTGCTGATGGAGAACCAGACGGCGCGCGAGTTCCTGACCAGCGTGGTGACCTCCGCCACTGATGCCATCGTCGTGACGGATCGGGTGGGGCGGATCACGCTCTTCAATCCCGGCGCGGAGAGCATGCTGGGCCTCTCGGCCACGGACATGGTGGGCCGGCACGCCCCGGCCCTCTACCCGGAGGCCGGCGCGCTGCTGACGGACATGCGGCGCGCCATGCGCCAGGGCCAGGACCACCTCACCTTCGAGACCAACCTGCGGGCCCGGGATGGGCGACAAGTCCCCGTCCAGCTCTCGCTCAGCTGGATGCGCGACGCGCGCAACCGGATCACCGGCGTGCTGGGCGTGGCCAAGGACATCCGCGAGCTCAAAAAGCTCGAGCAGACCCGGCTGGAGGCCGAGCGCCTGAGCGGCATCGAACGCATGGCCGTCACAGTCTCCGACAAGATCAACACGCCGCTCTCCGTCATCCTGGCCCAGCTGGACATGGTGCGTCTGCTGCAGAAGGATCTGGGACCCGGCGCCCTGGAGGCCCTGCAGTCGGTGGAGAACCAGGTGGTGGTGATCAAGGCGATCCTCGACCAGCTGAACGAGCTCAAGCACGCCCGGATCAAGGCCTACGCCTTGCCCAACGTGCACATGTACGACCTGGAGCAGGCCGAGCGCGCGCAACCCGAAGCGGCGGCGCGGCCCGAAGCGCCGCTGCGCGACGAGTCTCCCGGACGCGAGCCGGGAGCGGCGGAGCCCGACCTGCACGCCCGGCCCCTGCCCCGACCCCTGCGGCGCAAGGCGCCCCATGGCCGCGGGCGCTCCGATCCCTCCTGA
- a CDS encoding BMC domain-containing protein: MDEALGFVETRGLVAAIEACDAMLKAARVRLVQRQVVNPALITICVEGETSAVQAAVDAGARAAERVGRVVSVLVIPRPAAGVRALAGSLEREAWSPADPLPAPGPTPATTLRHPATPEDLRALPVRELRALARRLPGFPLGGRRISQSTREELLGHLGHLLFSR, translated from the coding sequence ATGGATGAAGCACTGGGCTTCGTGGAAACCCGTGGTCTGGTGGCCGCCATCGAGGCCTGCGACGCCATGTTGAAGGCGGCGCGCGTGCGTTTGGTGCAACGCCAGGTGGTGAATCCCGCCCTGATCACCATCTGCGTGGAAGGCGAGACCTCCGCCGTCCAGGCGGCCGTGGATGCCGGAGCCCGGGCCGCCGAGCGCGTGGGCCGCGTGGTCTCCGTCTTGGTGATTCCCCGTCCCGCCGCCGGCGTGCGCGCCCTGGCGGGCTCGCTGGAACGGGAGGCTTGGTCTCCCGCGGATCCGCTTCCCGCCCCGGGTCCCACGCCCGCGACGACCCTCCGGCACCCGGCCACGCCGGAGGACCTGCGGGCCCTGCCGGTGCGCGAACTGCGGGCCCTGGCCCGTCGCCTGCCGGGCTTTCCCCTGGGTGGTCGGCGCATCTCCCAGTCCACGCGCGAGGAACTGCTGGGCCATCTGGGCCACCTGCTCTTCTCCCGCTGA